The following is a genomic window from SAR86 cluster bacterium.
AATAAATCATTTGATCTAAACGATGATCTTTATTTAGAAAGTTTAGACATCCTAAAGGAAATCTACTTTATTTAGCAGTCAGCTTAAGAACCAACATGCTTATTTCATTCCAAAAATTCTTTTGACTTAAGCCTTTAACTGCAAGATCGAGTTCGAAAACTTTTTTTTGAATTTTGATTAGTTCATTATGGTTAAATCCATTGATAAAATTTAAATATAGAGTAATTTTATTTTGCCAAACTCCAGATTCTTGTAAGCTTTTTTTGGGATAGCTGCTTGTTACAGCACTTATAGATGTATTAATAATTTTTCCAATTATCCAAATTAAAAGAGGGCCATAATGATCTTCATTCTTTTTTATAGTATTGAGTATTCTTAAAGAAGATTTAGCATTTTTGTTAATGATTGCGTCTTCCAATTCAAATGGAACAAATTCTGAAGAGTCATTGAATTGTTTTATAGGAATTTCTGACTTAGAAAGATTAAGCAGTTTAAGCACTTCAATTTCATTTTTTTGTGCTGCTAAATTCCCAACATTCATATTTGAAATAATTTCAACGTATTCATTTACTTTAGTATCTTGCAAAAAATTTAACTTGCTTTTAAGCCAAATTTTTTCTTCGAAGGATTTTAATTTTTTGCATTCAATTATTAAGCCTTGAGCATCAATCTTTTTTATGAGTTTAGTTGTTTTAGATATTTTTTCAGCTTGTGAATTGATTATGATGGCAATATTTTTAGATACTAACCCCTTTTTTTCAAAAACCATATTTAAAGAATCTGGTAATCTACCCTTAGCAAGCTCAATATCAATTATCGTTTTTGATCCAAACAATGAGCCACTAGAATTCTCAATAATAGTTTTTTCAATCTCATTAATCTGACTTGAATCTAAAAAAATCTTTTCAGAAAAACCTGATTTCTCCAAAAATTTTTTAATCATCTTTTTTGATTCATTTTTTAGAACTATCTCAGACCCGTAAATAAAATATATTAAAGGTGATTTATCAATATATTTATTTAACGATGTAGCTTCACAAATCAAATGTATCGACCTCTATTATAATTTTTTTTATAACATCATTTTGTAGTTCTTTTTCTAAAATTTTTATCATTTCATTTTCTGCAAGTGGATTTAGCTCATTTGTTTTATACCTTCGAATTGAAACGATACTTTTTCTAATCTCTTTTTTATTATTTTTAATTAACAGATTCACTGAAAGTTTTATTTCACCCTCTAATGCTCTTATAGATGGACTTCCAAATACTTCATATTTACTCATACGATAGTCATTTATTTCTGCATCCAGTAAATTAGAATAAGTATTATTTGATTTAAAAGCTGAAGAGATACTCAATGGAATTGAATTATCAAAATTAAAATTAACAAAGTTTGAAGAAGTTCCAATTTCTAATTGTTTATAGTTACAACCAAATAATAGGAATAATGAAAATAAAGAAATAAAAATAAACTTCATAAATATATATTAAAGCCGATTTCTCAGATAACAAAATTTAATATCTTTTCTTCAATGTAGATAACTTTTTTAATTTTTTTGTTTTGAAGATTTGAACCAACATTTTCTATTTTTTTAGCAAGCTCTTCAATTTGATTCTGACTTGTATCTTTCATAATCTTAATCTTTCCCCTTACTTTTCCATTTATCTGAACTACTAATAAAAAATCCTCTTTTTTAATTAAATCTTCATCAAATACTGGCCAAGAGCTTTCAATATTTCCTAGTTCTTTTTCGTCAAAAAATCCATCCCACAGATGTTCTGATATGTGAGGTGAAATTGGGTAAAGCATTTTTAATATTGAAATTATAAGTTCATTTAAACAATATTTTTGATTTTCATTGGCATCATCTTTTTTGAAATCATCCGGTATATAATTTAGTAACTCCATTATTGATGCGATAGCTGTATTAAAACCAAATCTGCTCTCAAAATCATTTGTTACTTTTCTTATTGTTTCATGTGTTTTACGCCGCAAATCTCTCTCATTTTGTGTAAAAGACTTTGGTATTGAAATTTCACTATACTTTTTAGTGACTACCAGCGACCATATTCTTTTTAAAAATCTATATGCACCTTCAACTGATGATTCAGACCACTCTAAGCTTTGTTCGGGCGGAGCAGTAAACATCATATAAAGTCGTATCGTATCAGCCCCATATTTATCAATGTAAGACTGAGGATCAACAGTATTCCCCTTTGATTTTGACATTTTTGCACT
Proteins encoded in this region:
- a CDS encoding DNA-directed DNA polymerase; amino-acid sequence: MIKKFLEKSGFSEKIFLDSSQINEIEKTIIENSSGSLFGSKTIIDIELAKGRLPDSLNMVFEKKGLVSKNIAIIINSQAEKISKTTKLIKKIDAQGLIIECKKLKSFEEKIWLKSKLNFLQDTKVNEYVEIISNMNVGNLAAQKNEIEVLKLLNLSKSEIPIKQFNDSSEFVPFELEDAIINKNAKSSLRILNTIKKNEDHYGPLLIWIIGKIINTSISAVTSSYPKKSLQESGVWQNKITLYLNFINGFNHNELIKIQKKVFELDLAVKGLSQKNFWNEISMLVLKLTAK